The DNA sequence GTCCTGGCGGACGTCCTGGGTCCGGCGCCGGAGGTGGCGCGGGTCCTGCTGGAGCGGTACGACCGGGCGCGGACGCCGGTGCTCGCGGCGGTCGGGGCCTGACCGGCCGTCGGTCAGTCGCCGGTGAGTTCGGCGAGTTTCACCACCGTGTTCCAGTTGCGGGTGGTGGCGATCAGGCCCTTCGTGACGCGGGGCGCGGCCAGGAGCGCGGCGAGTTTCGAGCGGCCGAGGCCGCTCGGGGCGTACAGGTAGAGGGCGCGGTCGCCGAGGCGGAACTCCTCGGGGAGGCAGGCCTCCCGGTCGATCCCGGCGAAGCGCTCGGGGGTGACGGGCGCGGAGAAGTAGGTGACGTGGAGCTGCTTGGCCTCCAGGGTGGCGGCCGGGAACGGGCAGGCGTCGACGACGGCCTTCAGATAGGCGTGGTCGCGCACGATCACGTCCACGCCGAAGCCGAAGTTCCGTTCGATCGCCGCCGCCAACTCGGCGGCCAGTGACGCCTCGTCGCCGTGGCCCGCGGTGAATACCGCCTGGCCGCTCTGGAGATGGGTGCGCACCTGCTCGTGGCCCAGTCCCTCCAGGACGGCGCGCAGTTCGGCCATCGGGACTTTCCTGCTGCCGCCCACGTTGATCCCGCGCAGCAGGGCCGCGTATCTCGTCGCCATGGCGACAGCCTAGGTGGCCGTCGTGCCCCGTGGGGGTGGGCACGACGGCCGGGCCGCCTGTGGCGGACGGGCGAAACTCTGGCGGAACGGTGGGGCGTGGATCAACCGGTACACGCGTCTGTGACTTATTCAACAAGGCTGCGGAATGCGCGGGACCGGCTCCCCGGGGCCCCTGAGCACGCCGGTGGATGTAGGGGGCCACCGTCCTCCCCAGTGGGGAGGGGACGGGCGCCGATCGGATGACTCCGGGGTCCGGAGCTTCACCGGGCAGCACGACGATACGGGCTTATCCGGCCCATACCGTCGAAAGCGAAAGGTGGCGGCAGGAGGTCGCTGCCGCACACGCAGGAAGCGAGCCCGTCATGGGGAACGCAGACGCGCGGGTACGGGGCCTCGCCGCCCGGGCAGGCGGCTGGAGCGCCCGGCACCGCTGGGCGGCCGTCGGCATCTGGGTGCTGTTCGTGGTGCTGGCGATGGGACTCGGTTCGGCCGCGGGCCGGGTCGACGTCGGCGACCGCGATCAGCTCAAGGGAGAGACCAGTACCGCCGCCCGCATCATCGAGGAAGCCGGCATCGAGGAGCCGGCCGGCGAGACCGTGCTCGTCCAGGCGAGGGACGGGGGTCTCACGGCCACCGACCGGGAGTTCCGGTCGGCGGTCGCCGCGGTCGTCACGGCCGTGGAGCGGACCGGCGAGGTCACGGACGTCACCTCGCCGTACGAGAGCGGCACCGTGTCGAAGGACGGGCGCAGCGCGCTGGTCCAGTTCGACGTGCGCGGCGACTCGGACACCGCGGGTGACCGGGTCGAGCCGGTGCTGAAGGCCGTGGAGGAGGTCCAGGAGGAACACGAGTCGCTGCGGATCGAGGAGATCGGCGGCGCCAGCATGATGAAGACGTTCGACGACGCGTTCGGCGACGACTTCAAGAAGGCCGAGTACTCGGCGGTGCCGGTGGCCCTCGGCATCCTGCTGATCGCGTTCGGCGCGCTGGTGGCGGCGCTGCTGCCGGTGGCGCTGGCGATCACCGCGATCATGGCGACGATGGGCCTGATGGGCCTGGTCAGCCATCTGCAGCCGATGAGCGAGACCGCGAACTCGGTGATGCTGCTGGTCGGCCTGGCCGTCGGGGTCGACTACTGCCTGTTCTACCTGCGCCGCGAGCGCGAGGAGCGGGCGGCCGGGCGGGACGCGCAGACCGCGCTGCGGGTCGCCGCGGCGACCAGTGGCCGCGCGATCGTCGTCTCCGGTGTCACGGTGTGCGTGGCGATGGCGGGCATGCTGTTCACCGGGCTCGCCGAGTTCGAGGCGATGGGCCTGGCCTCGCTGATGGTCGTGGCGGTCGCCATGGTCGGTTCCGTCACCGTCCTGCCCGCGCTCCTGTCGCTGCTGGGCGAGCGGGTCGAGAAGGGGCGGCTGCCGTTCCTGCGCCGGCGGCGCACCCGTGGCGGCAGCGACAGCCGGTTCTGGTCGGCCGTACTGAAGGGTGTGCTCGCCAAGCCGGTGCTGTCCGTGGTGGTGGCGACGGGTGCGCTGCTGGCCGTCGCGGCTCCCGCGGTCGGGATGAAGACGCAGAACCTCACCCTGGACCAGGAGTTCGGCGACTCGCTGCCGATCGTGCAGACGTACAACCGGGTCAACGAGGCGTTCCCGGGCGGCTCCGAGCCGGCCGAGGTCGTCGTCAAGGCGGACGACATCAACGCGCCCGAGGTGAAGGCGGCGCTCGCCGACTTCCGTGAGCGGGCGATCAGTTCGGGTGCCTCGCGCGGACCGGTCGAGATCAGGCTGCACGACCAGCAGAACGTGGCCTTCGTCTACGTGCCGCTGGTGGGCGGCTCCGACCAGGACGCGGCGGCCGCCAGCCTGGAGAAGCTGCGCGACGAGGTGCGGCCCGCCACGCTCGGCGAGGTGGACGGCGTCGAGGCGCCGGTCACCGGGCAGGTCGCCGGTTCGAAGGACTTCAACGACCAGGTGGTCGGTTCCGTCGTCCCGGTCTTCGCCTTCGTGGTGGTCTTCGCCTTCCTGGTGATGCTGCTGTCGTTCCGCTCGCTGACGGTCGCGGTCACCTCGATCGTGCTGAACCTGCTGTCGGTGGGTGCCGCGTACGGCATCCTCGTGGCGGTCTTCCAGCACGGCTGGGGCGCGTCCCTGGTGGGCGCGGAGGGCGTCGGCGCGATCATCACCTGGCTGCCGCTGTTCCTGTTCGTGATCCTGTTCGGGCTGTCGACGGACTACCACGTGTTCGTGGTCTCCCGGATCCGCGAGGCCCGGCTGCGGGGCCGGACGACGCGGGACGCGGTCCGGCACGGGGTGGTCACCACGGCCGGTGTGGTCACCAGCGCCGCCGTCATCATGGTCGCCGTGTTCGCGATCTTCGGGACGCTGTCCATGCAGTCCATGAAGCAGATGGGCGTCGGCCTCGCGGCGGCGGTGCTCATCGACGCGACGGTCATCCGCGGTGTGCTGCTGCCGGCGGTGATGACGCTGCTCGGCGAGCGCAACTGGTACCTGCCGAAGTGGCTGCACCGGATGCCCGACCTGACGCACGACGAGTCCCCGGAGGCGGTGGCGCCGTCGAAGGCCCGGGAGGACGAGGGCGAGCGGGTGCCGGTGTGATCCGGCGGGCGTGACGAGGGCCAGGCGGTTCTCCGCCTGGCCCTTCTTCGTGGGTGGGGGTGGGTCGCGCCGCCCGGTGCTTCCGGGATGCCGCCGCGCCCGCGGTCACGTCAGCGTGCCGGCAGCTCCGCCTCGATCAGGTCGGCCGCCCTGCGCGTGCCGCCCTCCCGGGCCATCCCGGCCTGGATGTCCTTCAGCCGCCGGGCGACCTCCGGGTCGTCGACGAGGGCGAGGGCCGCCGCCCGCAGCACCTCGGCGTCCGCCTCGTCCGCCGGGACGTGCCGGGCCACCCCGAGCCCCTGGAGCATGTCGGCGTTGCCGAACTGGTCCACGGCCTGCGGTACGGCGATCATCGGCGTGGCCGTGGCCAGCCCCTCCTGGCTGCCGCCGGCCCCGGCGTGGGTGACGAACAGGTCGGCCTGCCGGAGGATCGCGAGCTGCGGCACCCAGGACCGCACCTCGACGTTCTCCGGCACTTCGCCCAGGTCGGCGGGGCCGACGTGCCGGCCGACCTGGAGCACCAGGTGCCAGCCGGGCAGGTCGCCGAAGGCCTTGACGCACTCCCGGTAGAAGGCGGGCTGCTTGGTGAACGCCGAGCCGAGCGACACCAGCACGACCTTCTCCGCGCCGGCGGGACGCTGCCAGTCGCCCTCGGCGGCACGGTCGCCCTGGCAGGCCCCGACGAAGGAGTACGTCCGCTCGTCGACGCGGTCGGCGTGCGGTTGCAGCGCCTTGGGGATCAGGACGATCGAGCGGTCGGGACGGCCCGCGAAGTCGTCCGGGTGCAGGGTGATGCCGTTCTCCTCCAGCCAGGCGTGGAAGCGGGCGTAGTAGGCCTTCCCCCGTTCGGTCTTCTTCGGCTCGGCCCACAGGGGCTCGGCGACCTCCCGCTCGTAGCCGTCCCAGGCGACCAGGTTCGGGGAGAGGGAGATCGCGGGCACGCCCCAGCGGTGGGCGAGCACGCGGGCCGGGTAGGAGGTGATGTCGTGCAGGACGAGGTCCGGTTCGTCCCCGTCGTAGGCCTCGATCAGCTGCGGGAGTGCCTGGATCGCGTCGGCCAGGAACGGCTCGACGTTGTCCAGCAAGGTGCTGCCCCAGGCCTCGGGATCGGCCTCGGGGCCCGGCAGCGTACTGGTCCACGGCCTGGGTTCGGCCCCGGTTTCGGCGACCTTCTCGGCGAAGACCGGCGGGATGGCGTACGTCACCCGGTGCCCCCGCGCCACGAGCTCGCGGATCACCTCCAGGCTGGGGTTCACGTGGCCGTGGGCGGCGATGGAGAACATGGCGATGTGAGCGGGACTGGTCATGCCCCGACCGTAAGCGAGACGATACGTCTCGTGCAACTTGTTTCCGATCACCGGCCCAGCACCTCGTGCAGCAGCAGCCACTGCTCCGGTGTCGCCGCGCCGACCAGGACCCCCGGGTCCAGCCGCGCGGCCCGGAACGCGGCGTCCACCCGCCGCCGCGGAAACGCCCGGCGCAGGGAGGCGTGCAGTGAGCCGCCGACCCCGGAGAAGCCCAGCTCGACGAGCCGGCACCAGCCGTCGTACGCGGCGCCGTCGAGCAGCGGGGCGGGGCGGCGCTCGATCCGCACGACACCGGCGTCGACCCGCGGCACGGGACGGAAGGAGCGCCGGCCGACCCGTGCGAGCAGCCGCCACTGGTAGCGGGGCCAGGTCAGCACCGTGAGCCGGGTCCAGCCGCCGTAGTCGCCGGTGCGTTTGCGGGCGTACTCGAGCTGGGTGAGGAGGGTGGCGTCGGTGAGTCGGGGTGCCCGCAGGCACCAGTCGACGACGGCCGCGGTCCGGGAGAACGGCACGTTCCCTGCGAGGGAGAACGGCGTGCGGGGCGGGCGCGCGGCGAGGAAGTCGGCGCCGACGACGCGGACGTGGGGGGTGCCGGAGAAGCGGCCGCGCAGCTCGCGCACGAGCCGCGGGTCGATCTCGTAGGCGTGCAGCCGCCGGCAGAGCGGCGCCAGGGTGTCGGTCAACGCGCCCTTGCCCGCGCCGACTTCGAGCAACAGCGGGACGGGTCCGCCGTGCGGGACGGCGAGGCGGGCGAAACGTTCGGCGGTCGCGCGGTCGGCGAGGAAGTTCTGCGAGAGCGCGCGCGAGGTGGCGGAGGGGCGGGCCATGGCCTGCGGTCCTTGTCTTCCGTGAAGGGGAAAAAGGGCAGACGAGTGCCCTGACCGGAAGACGGAGGAAGGAAGGGGGAGGCGTGCGAACGGCGGTCGCGCCGGATCAGCGGGCGGTGCTCCCCGGGCCGGTCAGGGCTCCGGGGCCACGACGCATCCGGATGGAGTGCGTGCAGCCCCGGCCGGGACCGGAGTTGATGATCGCATTGAACGCTGCCACGCACCGCACGCTAGAGGGCGTGCGTGAGCGGGTGCAACGGGTTTTCCGGCGCGGTCAGCGCTGGTAGCGGGCCAGGACCAGGTTGCCGTCCTCCTCCAGCCGCTCCCGCAGCTCGTCGAGTCCGATCGCGCCGCTGTAGTACTCCTGCAGCGCCGGGGTCGCCACCTTGTCCTTCCACTCGGGGTAGCCCCGCACGGTCTGGGCGGGGGCGGGGCGCAGGTGGTCCGCGAGGGCCGTGCCGACGGCCCAGCCGTGGTCGGCGGTGTGCAGGGCGGGGTGGGCGAGGGCCTGCCGGCCGGTGGGCAGCATCCAGTCCCCGAGGGCGAGCCGGACCGTGTTCTCCGGCCGGAGGAGGAAGTCCAGGAAGGCCACGGCCTCCTCCTTGTGCGGGCAGTCCTCGGCGACGGACAGCGTCTGCGGGCTGACGCCCTGGGTGAGTCCGCCGGCCCCGGCCGGGGCGGGCAGCACCTGCCAGTCGAAGCCCTCCGGCGCCTGCTGGACGATCTGCTGGCGGTAGGAGAAGCCGAGCGGCACCATCGCGTACTTCCCGGCGAAGAAGCCGGGCAGGGTGTCGGAGCCGCCGCTGCCGAGCGTGGTGGGCGAGGCGCTGCGGTCGGTGTTCACCTGCGCGTGGACGGTGCGCGGGACGACCTCGTCGCCCTCCTCGAAGCGCACCGTCACCTTGCCGTCGGCGCCCCGGTGGAAGAGCCGGCCGCCGGCCGAGAGGGACAGGTTGAGCGTGGCGGACACGGGCTCCTTGAGCGGCCATGCGACGCCGTACGTCCCCTCGCCGCTCAGCCGCTCGGTGACCCGGCGGAACTCGCCCCAGCTCCAGGGGTCCTCGGGGGTGGGGACGCGGACGCCGGACTCCCTCAGCCGGGTGGCGTTGGCGATGAGCACGCGCGGTTCCTGGAGGAAGGGCACGCCGTGGATGCCGTCCTTGAAGGTGACGGTCTCCCAGCCGCTGGGCGGGATGTCGGCCTTCAGCCGCTCGGGCAGCAGGTCGGTGAGATCGGCGAGGTGGCCGCCGTAGGCGAAGTCGGCGAGGTCGTCGGAGGCGTCGTGGATGATGTCGGGGGCCTCGCCGCCCTCGAAGGACGTGAGGAGCTGGTCGTGGACGCTGTCCCAGCTGCCCTGGACGTACTCCACCCGGACGTCCGGGTGGGCGGCGTTCCACTCGTCGACCAGTTCCCTGGTGGCCTCGACGGACTCCTGCTGCCAGGCGAGGGACTGGAAGCGCAGGGTGATCCGCCCGTCGTCCCGGGTGCCGCCGGAGGAGCAGCCCGCCAGGAGCAGGGTGACGGCGAGCAGCGTCACGAGGATCCTGGTCCGCATCAGCTCTTCACCGCCCCGGCGAGCATGCCGCTCGTGATCCGCCGCTGGATGACCGCGAAGACGACCAGGGAGGGCAGCGTCGCGAGGAACGCGGCGGCCGCCAGCGGGCCGAGGTCGGCGACTCCCTCGGCCCCGATGAAGTGGGTGAGGACGACCGGCAGGGTCTGTTTCTCCGGTGTCTTGAGCAGGACGAGGGCGAAGAAGAACTCGTTCCACGCGGTGACGAAGGCGAACAGCGCGGTCGCCACGATCCCCGGCGCGAGCAGCGGCGCGGTCACCGACACCAGGGTACGCAGCCGCCCGGCCCCGTCGACGGCCGCCGCCTCCTCCAGCTCGGCCGGCACGGCGCGGACGTATCCCACGAGCATCCACAGGGCGAAGGGCAGCGCCCAGACCACGTAGACCATCACCAGGCCGGGCACGGAGTCGATCAGCCGCAGGTTCTTCAGCACCAGGAACAGCGGGATGATCAGCAGCACGAACGGGAACGCCTGGCTGACCACCACCCAGCCGGTCGCGGCCCGGGTGAGCGCGGTGCGCCGGCGGGCCATGACGTACGCCATCGGTGTGGCGACGACGACGGCGACGACGGCCGCCGAGAGCGCGGCGAGCAGGGAGTTGAGGGCGGCCCGCAGCAGCGGCTGTTCGTCGAAGGCCTGGCGGAAGTTGGCGAGGGTGGGGTCGCGGGGGATCCAGGTCGGGTGCAGACCGGCCAGCTCGGCCGGTGGCTTGAGCGCGGTCGAGAGCAGCCAGAGGAACGGGAACGCCAGGAAGACGAGGTAGGCGAGGAGTGCGGCGTACTGGCCGGCGCGGGCCGCGGTGCTGGTCCTCATGCCTCGTCACCTCCCCGGAGCCGGCCGGCGAGGAAGACGGCCAGCAGGATCGAGACCGCGGCGACCATGACACAGCCCATCGCCGCCGCGTAGCCGAACTGACCGTAGCGGAAGGCCTCTTCGTAGGCGAAGAGCATGGGCAGCCGGGTGCGTCCGCCGGGCCCGCCCTGGGTCAGCACGTAGACCAGGGCGAAGGAGTTGAAGTTCCAGATCAGGTTGAGCGCGGTGATGGCGAGGGCGACGGGGCGCAGGGCGGGCCAGGTGACCGTGCGGAAGCGGCGCCAGGCGCCGGCGCCGTCCACCGCCGCCGCCTCGTGCAGCTCGCGCGGGGTGTTCTGGAGCCCGGCGAGCAGTGCCACGGTCGTCTGGGGCATGCCGGCCCACACGCCCACGACGATCACCGCGGGCAGGGCGGTCGCCAGGCCGCTGAGCCAGTCGCGGTCGCCGCCGAGGCCGAGGTCGCGCAGCGTCTCGTTGAGGACGCCCGCGTCCGGGTTGTAGACGATCCGCCACATGATGCCGACGACCACCTCGGGCATCGCCCAGGGGACGATCGCCAGGGCGCGGGCCGCCCAGCGCAGTCTCAGGTCCTGGTGGAGCAGGAGGGCGAGGCCGAGGGCGAGCAGGAACTGCGGCACCGTCACCCCGACCGCCCACACCAGTCCGATGCGGAACGACTCCCAGAACAGGGTGTCGTGCAGCAGGTCCTGGAAGTTGAGGGTGCCGATCCACCGGGTGGGCTCGGTCCGGCCCGACTGGGCGTCGGTGAAGGCCAGCAGGATGCCGTAGAGCAGCGGGCCCACGCTGAGGACGAGGATCGGGATCAGCGCGGGCAGCACCAGGAACCACGGGCCGTGGTCGACGACGCGCCGCGGGGGGCGGCCCGGGTCGGGCGCGCGGGGCGCGGGTTTCCTCACCTCGGTCACCGATGTCACGGAATCAGCCCCTTTGCGCGGCTCGGTCGGGCCAGGTCATGGTCGTGAAGGCGGTCCGCCTCGTCAAGGCACCGCGCACACGCGCGACCTGTGCGAATGGGACACTGGCGCCGGGATGGCCGGATCGCGGCGGTGTCCGCGCGGCAGGGGCCGAGGGGCCGGCCGTGCGGCGGCGGGGCGAGCGGCCCGCCGGCAGGCGGCACGATCGGATGCGGACGGACACGGAGGCGGACGGACATGGACGAGGCGCGGGCGCGGGACGTCCTGGCGGCGGCCGGGGTGCTGCCCGGTGCGGGACGGGACGCGCGGCTGCTCGCCCTCGGCGAGAACGCGGTGTTCGCCGCCGGTGACCTGGTCGTCAAGGTGGGCCGCGACGCCGAACTGCTGGACCGCGCCCGCCGGGAGCTGGCCGTCGCGGGGTGGCTGGCGGCGGAGGGCGTGCCGGCGGTGCGGCCGGCCGAGCCGACGGCGGCGCTGGTCGAGGGGCACCCGGTGACCGTGTGGCACCGGCTGCCGGAACCGGTGCGGCCCGCCGGGCCCCGGGATCTGGCCGCGCTGCTGCGGCTGGTCCACGCACTGCCCGCTCCCCCCTTCGCGCTGCCGCCCCGCGAGCTGCTGGGCGGTGTGGAACGCTGGCTGCGGCTCGCGGGCGATGCGATCGACCCGGCGGACGCCGCGTACCTGCGCGCGCGGCGGGACGGTTTCGCGTCGGCCGCCGCGGCGCTGACGCCCCGTCTGCCGCCCGGCCCCATCCACGGGGACGCGCTGCCCCGCAATGTGCACATCGGGCCGGACGGGCCGGTCCTGGTCGACCTGGAGACCTTCTCGGCCGATCTGCGCGAGCACGACCTGGTGGTCATGGCCCTCTCCCACGACCGCTACGGGCTGCCGGACGAGGCGTACGCCTCGTTCACCGGGACCTACGGCTGGGACGTACGCGAGTGGGAGGGCTGCTCGGTGCTGCGCGGGGCGCGGGAGACGGCCAGCTGCGCCTGGGTCGCCCAGCACGCGCCGGGCAACCCCAAGGCGCTGGCCGAGTTCGCACGGCGGGTGGCGTCCCTGCGGGACGGGGACGAGTCCGTGCGCTGGTACCCCTTCTGAGCGGCACGGGGGCGCCTGCGGTCCCGTGGGCCGGGGCGGGGCGCTCCCGCCCGGCCGGGCGCCCGGGGCCGCGTGCGCGCGGCTGTCACACGGGCTCGCCGGCCGGCTCCCGCAGCGGCCAGGTGCCGTCGACCATCGCCGTGGCGTCGCCCTTGCGGCGCAGGAAGTCCTGGAAGTCCGCCGCCCACCGCGCGTACCACTCGATCTGACGGCGGTGCAGCTCCGCCGGGCCGAGGGCCGCGACCTTGGGGTGGCGGACGGCTATCGCGCAGGCCAGCCGGGCCGCGGCCAGGGCGTCGGCGGTCGCGTCGTGGGCGGCGTCGAGGACGACGCCGTACTCCGCGCAGACCGCCTCCAGGTTGCGCTTGCCGCGGCGGTAGCGGTCGACGGACCGGTCGATGGTGTACGGGTCGATGACCGGCGCCGGGTCGCCGCCGCCCAGGCGGTCGCTCAGGGACGGCAGTCCGTGGCGCCGCAGCTCGGCGGAGAGCAGGGTCAGATCGAAGGCGGCGTTGTAGGCGACGACCGGGACGCCCGTCTTCCAGTAGCCCGTGAGGACGTCGGCGACGGCGTCGGCGACCCGGTCGGCGGGGCGGCCCTCGGCGGCCGCCCGCTCGCTGCTGATGCCGTGGACGGCCACCGCGTCCTCGGGGATCGGCACGCCCGGGTCGGCCAGCCATTCCCGGCGGCCCACCGGCTCCCCCGCCCTGACCTCGATCACGGCTGCCGTGACGATCCGTGCCTCGCGCGGGTCGGTACCCGTCGTCTCCAGGTCGAAGCCGATCAGCAGCTCCCGGTGCCAGCCCATGGCTGCCCCCCTTCTGTGTGGTGCGTTCCCCCAGTGGTCTCCACCCTCGCACGCACCACTGACAATCGGGGGATCGCGTTCCGCTTACCGGCCGGAGCAGGTCACCACAGGCCGTCCCAGCCGGGGGCGTTCACGACACCGGGCGCGAATCCGTCCACATCAGCTCGAACTCCTCGCGGTAGGTGGGGAACAGCCCGCCCTCGTCGACTTCGCCCGGCTTGACCACTTTGGTCCCGTTGCGCAGGACCAGCACCGGGGCCTCCATCCCCCGGGAGCGGCGCAGATGGTTCTGCACGACCGCGATGCCGTCCGACCCGTCGCCGTCCACCAGGTAGGCCGTGCAGCGGGGCGTCTCGTCGTACACCTGGATCTCGAAGGCGCCCGGGTCGCGCAGCCGGGACCGCACCCGGCGCATGTGCAGGATGTTCATCTCGACGGCGCGGGCGAGCTCGCCGCGCTTGAGGCCGAGTTCGCGCTCACGGCGCTTGACCGCGCTGGAGGCCGGGTTCAGGAACAGCAGCCGCACCCGGCAGCCGGACTCCGCGAGCCGCACCAGCCGACGCCCGGAGAAGTTCTGCACCAGCAGGTTGAGGCCGATGCCGAGGGCGTCGAGCCGGCGGGCCCCGCCGAAGATGTCCTCGGCCGGGAACTGCCGCAGCAGCCGCACCCGGTCCGGGTGGACGGCGACGACGTCGGCGTACCGGTCGCCGACCAGGTCCTCGACCGCGTCCACGGGCAGCCGGCGCGCGGACGGCACGTCGCCGCCGGCGCCGAGCATCTCCAGCAGCCGCGCGGAGGCCCGTTCGGCCTGGCTGAGGACCGCCTCGGACAGCGCGCGGTTGCGGGAGACGACGTTCCGGGTGACCTCCAGCTCGTCCAGGGCCAGCTCGACGTCCCGGCGGTCGTCGAAGTACGGCTCGAAGCACGGCCAGTGCTGCACCATCAGCTCGCGCAGCTGCGGCAGGGTGAGGAACGACAGCACGTTGTCGTCGGCCGGGTCGAGCAGATAGCCCTTGCGGCGGCTGACCTCGCGCACCGCGACCGCGCGCTGCACCCATTCCTGCCCGGCGGGGCCCGCGGCGGCCACCACCCAGTCGTCGCCGTGCACGGGCTCGTACACGGGACGCAGCACGGCGGCCACGACCGCGCGCAGCCGCTGCTCGACCAGGTTCAGCCAGATGTAGGCGCGGCCGGCCCGCTGGGCGCGGGTGCGCACCTCGCGCCAGGCGTCGGCGCCCCAGTCCAGCTCCGGCCCGATCGAGCCCGCGTCCATCGGCCGTGCCAGGGACACCGCACCGGGCGGGACGTCCGTGGAACCACTCCCCTCGTGACCCTCGTCACCAGGGGGCAGTTCCAGCCCTCCCGAGCCCACCCGCGCACCGCCTTCCGCTCCCCCGAGCACTCCCGTCCCGACGATCAAGGAGACTACTCCGCAAGCGGTGCGCGGTGCAGCCCGATGGACAGGGTCGTTTCCCAACTTCCGCCATCCACGCGACCGTTCCGCCGCGGGACCGCACCGGGAGTGAGCCGATTCATAGCGCCGGCCCCGCGACGGCCGGACACAACGCCCCACCGCGGGACGGAAATCGGCCGGCACGACCGGCCCCGGCCGGGTCCCGGCGCCGCCGTCGGGCGTCGCGGCCGAACACCGGGACGCCCCCTCCTCGCCTCCGGCCACCGGGGTCGCCCGCCCGGCCGGCGCGCCGGGGGGCGGCGTCCCGCACGCCCCTTCCCGGTCCCGTCGGCCGGGGCAGGCACGGATCGGGAAGGACGGGGCAGGGGTGAGGGATGCTTCCCGCCCTTTCGGGGAGACTCGTCAAGACTCGGAGCCCAGGCGCCCCCACCGGCGCCGTACACCTGAAAGAGTCGTGTCCATGCAGGTCTGGCCTGGCGAGGCGTATCCGCTCGGTGCCACGTACGACGGCGCCGGAACGAACTTCGCGGTCTTCACGGAGGCCGCGGACCGAGTAGAGCTGTGTCTGCTGCACGACGACGGCTCCGAGACCGCGATCGAG is a window from the Streptomyces capillispiralis genome containing:
- a CDS encoding phosphotransferase enzyme family protein; translated protein: MDEARARDVLAAAGVLPGAGRDARLLALGENAVFAAGDLVVKVGRDAELLDRARRELAVAGWLAAEGVPAVRPAEPTAALVEGHPVTVWHRLPEPVRPAGPRDLAALLRLVHALPAPPFALPPRELLGGVERWLRLAGDAIDPADAAYLRARRDGFASAAAALTPRLPPGPIHGDALPRNVHIGPDGPVLVDLETFSADLREHDLVVMALSHDRYGLPDEAYASFTGTYGWDVREWEGCSVLRGARETASCAWVAQHAPGNPKALAEFARRVASLRDGDESVRWYPF
- a CDS encoding SAV2148 family HEPN domain-containing protein, translated to MLGGAEGGARVGSGGLELPPGDEGHEGSGSTDVPPGAVSLARPMDAGSIGPELDWGADAWREVRTRAQRAGRAYIWLNLVEQRLRAVVAAVLRPVYEPVHGDDWVVAAAGPAGQEWVQRAVAVREVSRRKGYLLDPADDNVLSFLTLPQLRELMVQHWPCFEPYFDDRRDVELALDELEVTRNVVSRNRALSEAVLSQAERASARLLEMLGAGGDVPSARRLPVDAVEDLVGDRYADVVAVHPDRVRLLRQFPAEDIFGGARRLDALGIGLNLLVQNFSGRRLVRLAESGCRVRLLFLNPASSAVKRRERELGLKRGELARAVEMNILHMRRVRSRLRDPGAFEIQVYDETPRCTAYLVDGDGSDGIAVVQNHLRRSRGMEAPVLVLRNGTKVVKPGEVDEGGLFPTYREEFELMWTDSRPVS
- a CDS encoding 3'-5' exonuclease; amino-acid sequence: MGWHRELLIGFDLETTGTDPREARIVTAAVIEVRAGEPVGRREWLADPGVPIPEDAVAVHGISSERAAAEGRPADRVADAVADVLTGYWKTGVPVVAYNAAFDLTLLSAELRRHGLPSLSDRLGGGDPAPVIDPYTIDRSVDRYRRGKRNLEAVCAEYGVVLDAAHDATADALAAARLACAIAVRHPKVAALGPAELHRRQIEWYARWAADFQDFLRRKGDATAMVDGTWPLREPAGEPV